A genome region from Sceloporus undulatus isolate JIND9_A2432 ecotype Alabama chromosome 1, SceUnd_v1.1, whole genome shotgun sequence includes the following:
- the LOC121926364 gene encoding intestinal mucin-like protein — protein MSSSVGSEAVQCPSNKVYKACAPSLEETCKSGIIGHNQTQLREGCFCPDGTTLYDDGVDVCVKTCGCVGPDNVPRKFGEKFEFDCKDCICLEGGSGIICEPHKCPATTIEGPCEGEGFYKITEVNPDDKCCSSTVCVCNATDCTAKPPHCEPGFEAVAETPEGQCCPVYQCKPKGVCVLNGNEYKPGSEVLGSKCQQCLCTYEQDKSTLLNVITCGHVPCNVTCERGYSLVLYPGECCGKCVQTSCVAQTSDKVLILKPGEQMSDPNDNCTVYSCVKINRQLISSTSLISCPPFNEQKCQPVSIPSEPETTPACSPSIITDYIIYDGCRSEEPVSVTQCEGKCGTSSKYSAKANSMQHTCSCCREAKTSMKEITLLCPNRTTKTHRYLHVESCECLNTDCDLSEAQERK, from the exons ATGAGCAGCAGTGTGGGGTCAGAAG CCGTTCAGTGCCCATCTAACAAAGTTTACAAAGCATGTGCTCCTTCTCTAGAAGAAACTTGCAAATCAGG TATAATAGGGCATAACCAAACACAACTAAGAGAAGGCTGTTTCTGCCCTGATGGGACAACACTTTATGATGATGGTGTGGATGTCTGTGTGAAAACTTGTG GATGTGTTGGCCCAGATAATGTACCCAGGAAG TTTGGGGAGAAGTTTGAGTTTGACTGCAAAGACTGCATTTGCCTGGAAGGAGGCAGTGGCATTATCTGTGAGCCCCACAAATGCCCAGCAACAACCATTGAAGGACCATGTGAAGGAGAAGGATTCTACAAGATCACTGAAGTCAATCCTGATGACAAATGCTGTTCTTCTACTGTATGTG TATGCAATGCCACCGACTGCACAGCCAAGCCTCCTCATTGTGAACCAGGGTTTGAAGCTGTTGCTGAGACTCCTGAAGGTCAATGTTGCCCAGTTTATCAATGCA aACCCAAGGGAGTTTGTGTGCTTAATGGCAATGAATATAAG CCTGGTTCTGAAGTCTTAGGAAGCAAGTGTCAGCAATGTTTGTGTACTTATGAGCAAGACAAGAGCACACTTCTGAATGTCATCACCTGTGGCCATGTCCCATGCAATGTGACATGTGAAAGA GGATATTCCCTTGTATTATACCCTGGTGAATGTTGTGGGAAATGCGTGCAGACAAGCTGTGTTGCACAAACGAGTGACAAAGTGCTTATCTTAAAA CCTGGTGAACAAATGAGCGATCCAAATGACAACTGCACTGTTTACAGTTGTGTGAAGATCAACAGGCAGCTGATCTCCTCCACCTCTTTGATAAGCTGCCCACCATTTAATGAGCAGAAATGCCAACCTGTGA GTATACCTTCTGAACCAGAAACAACACCAGCATGTTCTCCTTCTATAATCACCGACTATATCATTTATGATGGATGCCGTTCAGAGGAACCAGTTTCCGTGACCCAGTGTGAGGGAAAATGTGGAACTTCCTCAAA ATACTCTGCAAAAGCCAACTCAATGCAACACACGTGCAGCTGCTGCAGAGAGGCAAAGACAAGCATGAAGGAAATCACACTGCTGTGTCCTAACAGAACAACCAAGACACATCGCTACCTCCATGTGGAAAGTTGTGAATGTCTCAACACTGACTGTGACCTATCAGAAGCCCAAGAAAGAAAGTAG